A window of Candidatus Atribacteria bacterium genomic DNA:
CTTTTGCAGTTAATTACTTTTCTAAAAGGAGTGAATAATTTTGGCACTATTATCTTTATTAATTTCTTTCGTAGTTTTATTAATTATCGGTTTTCCTATTGCATTTAACTTATTGCTAAGCTCAATAATTTATTTAATAGTTGGAGGATACCCTTTAACTTTAGTTACTCAACGAATGTTTGAAGGAATGAATGGATTTGCTTTATTAGCTGTCCCATTTTTTGTGCTTACCGGACAATTTATGGTAAAAGGGCATCTTCTTCGTTCTTTAACGGATTTCGTTAATGCTTTTATCGGTCATGTAAGAGGAGCTTTGGCTCTGGTAACAATCGGAACTTGTTTATTTATGGGATCAATTGTAGGTTTAGCTCTTGCAGAAATTGCATCTCTGGGTTCATTTTTAATTCCAATGATGAAAGAGGAGGGATATAAACCAGCTTTTAGCTCAGCTGTAATGGCAAGTGCTTCATTACTTGGACCTATAATGCCGCCCAGTGTACTAATGATTCTGTATTGTATGTCAGTAGGTCGAACCTCGATTGCAGGCTTATTTCTTGCAGCAATTATTCCAGCATTTATTATTGCTTTTTTTCAGATGGTAACTGTTTATTTTATTGCAAAAAAGCGTAATTACCCAAGCCATTCAAAGACTAATTGGCCAGAGAAGTGGACTCAATTTAGAAAATCTATACCAGCCCTTTTTTTGCCTATAATTATTCTAGGTGGAATTTTTGGTCGTATTTTTACAGTTACTGAAGCATCTGCAGTCGCTGCACTATATGCTTTTATTGTAAGTTTTTTTGTATTTCGAGAAGCAAAATGGTCAGATCTGCCAGGTATTTTTTTAGAAACTGCCTTAACATCAGGTTTAGTTATTTTATTAGCTGGCACTGCTACAGTAACTGCTTGGGCTATTGCTAATGAACGGATCATTTATATGTTGGTTGAACCACTTTCTAATGTTCCTACATGGGTTTTTCTATTATTAGTAAATATATTACTATTAATAAATGGAATGTTTATGGATGATTATGCTTCAGTCGTAATATTAGGTCCAATTCTTGCTCCAATTGCTTGGAAATTGGGAGTTGACCCTTTACAAATTGGGGCGATTGTATGCGTAAATTTGGTAATTGGACTTGCAACTCCACCCTTTGGTATCGCTCTTTTTGTCACTAGTCCTATGGCAGGAGTAAAAATTGAAGATACCGTTAAAGAAGCTTTACCTTTTATAGCTGTAAGTATTGCAGCGCTAATTTTAATAACTTATATTCCACAGCTCACTTTATGGTTACCTAGACTTTCTGGCTATTAGAAGTATGAAACAGAAAGGAGAGGATGCTTATAGAAAAAACTAGTAAAAATATCTGTTTTTAAAAATTAAAAAATATTTATAAAAGGAGAGTATTTTATTATGAGTAAAAAGTGTATAGCAGTTTTATTAGTATTACTATTAGTATTGTCTCTATCAAGTGTTGGGTTTGCTGCAACAAAAGTGAGAATTTCGGTTTGTAATGCCCCCACCCATCCACAAAATATTGGTTTGGAAATATTTAAGAATTACGTGGAAGAAAAAACTAATGGCGAAATGATAGTAGATGTATATCCTAATTCACAACTTGGTGCCGAAAGAGAATCAGTAGAACAATGTAAGAATGGTTCTTTAGAAATGGCTACTGCTTCTGCTGGTCCATTGACTACTTTTAATAGTAAATTTATGGTTTTAGATATTCCTTTTGCTTTCAATAGTTACGATGTAGCTTGGATGGTTTTAGATGGTCCGGTTGGGCAGAAATTACTTGAATCTTGTGAAGAAGTTGGACTAAAAGGATTGAGCTTTATGGAAAATGGTTTTCGTCACGTTACTAACAACGTACGACCAGTTACTAAAGTAGAAGATTTTGCAAATATTAAGATTCGTACTATGGAAGCTCCAATGCACATGGAGAATTTTAAATTATTAGGTGCTAATCCTACTCCAGTTCCATGGACTGAACTATATTTAACTCTACAACAAAAAATAGTGGATGGTCAGGAAAATCCTTTGGCAAATTTATGGGAAGTTAAGATGTACGAAGTGCAAAAATACGCTTCCTTAACTGGTCATATTTATGATCCTATGCCATTAGTTGCAGATTTAAAATGGTTTAATGGCTTAACTCCTAAACAACAGAGCATTATTGAAAAAGGTGCAATTTTAGCGCAAAATTACAGTAGATTTGTTAACAACGCCCGCGAAGAAGAGTTGGCCAGACTATTAACTGAAAAAGGAATGATAATTAATGATGTTACAGATGAGGAAAAAGCAAGAATGAGAGATGCTTCTCAGGCTAAAGTAGTAGAGGCGATCAAGAAAAATACTGATCCAGCTTTCGTAGATGAGTGGCTAAAAGCTATTGATAAAGCCGGGGAAGATATTAAAGCAGGTCTATAATATTAACTCTGTTTCAGGAGAAAGGCGCACCTGCTTTTCTCCTGAAACCTTTTTATAATATCGAAATTATTGTAAAAGAACAGCTATTCAAGTAAGAGGTGGGTAATATAGTGAATGAAGTAGAAAAAAACTGGTTTTTTAAACTTTGTGATATATTAGAAAAGATTACTTTATATACTGTAATGATAATATGTGCAACAATGTTAATTGTAGCTTGGGTACATGTAATAAGAAGATATATTTTTAATAATTCTTTAACTTGGTCTGAAGAATTTCTTAGATTCTCTTTAGTATGGTTTGCTTTATTAAGTGCCAGCATTATTCACAAAAAACGTGGTCATTTAGGTATAGTTACTTTTCGGGAAATGATGCCTAAAAAAATTCAGATATTTTTAGAGAGATCTTTACCCTATTTAGCATTAGTAGCTACTTCGTTGACTGCTATTTATGGTGTAAATTTAATGATAAGAGTACAAGGACAGTTTTCACCAGCTTTAAGGATCCCGGTTGCTTTACCTTATGCCGCTATTCCAATATCGTTTATTTTAATGACCTTATATGGAATAGCTCATATAATCGAAGATTTCAAAGTTGCTTTAAAAGTAAAAAATAATTAACAAATTAAATCTTTTAGAGGAATTTATTTATGTATTTTACTGAGACCAAAGATAAAAATGTTATTTACTATGATACAGAAGAGAAAATAAAAATTACAATAAATGAAGAAAAATATCATGGTTTAATCAGTATAAAAGAGCCAGAAGAATT
This region includes:
- a CDS encoding TRAP transporter large permease, with product MILALLSLLISFVVLLIIGFPIAFNLLLSSIIYLIVGGYPLTLVTQRMFEGMNGFALLAVPFFVLTGQFMVKGHLLRSLTDFVNAFIGHVRGALALVTIGTCLFMGSIVGLALAEIASLGSFLIPMMKEEGYKPAFSSAVMASASLLGPIMPPSVLMILYCMSVGRTSIAGLFLAAIIPAFIIAFFQMVTVYFIAKKRNYPSHSKTNWPEKWTQFRKSIPALFLPIIILGGIFGRIFTVTEASAVAALYAFIVSFFVFREAKWSDLPGIFLETALTSGLVILLAGTATVTAWAIANERIIYMLVEPLSNVPTWVFLLLVNILLLINGMFMDDYASVVILGPILAPIAWKLGVDPLQIGAIVCVNLVIGLATPPFGIALFVTSPMAGVKIEDTVKEALPFIAVSIAALILITYIPQLTLWLPRLSGY
- a CDS encoding TRAP transporter substrate-binding protein, with translation MSKKCIAVLLVLLLVLSLSSVGFAATKVRISVCNAPTHPQNIGLEIFKNYVEEKTNGEMIVDVYPNSQLGAERESVEQCKNGSLEMATASAGPLTTFNSKFMVLDIPFAFNSYDVAWMVLDGPVGQKLLESCEEVGLKGLSFMENGFRHVTNNVRPVTKVEDFANIKIRTMEAPMHMENFKLLGANPTPVPWTELYLTLQQKIVDGQENPLANLWEVKMYEVQKYASLTGHIYDPMPLVADLKWFNGLTPKQQSIIEKGAILAQNYSRFVNNAREEELARLLTEKGMIINDVTDEEKARMRDASQAKVVEAIKKNTDPAFVDEWLKAIDKAGEDIKAGL
- a CDS encoding TRAP transporter small permease, whose amino-acid sequence is MNEVEKNWFFKLCDILEKITLYTVMIICATMLIVAWVHVIRRYIFNNSLTWSEEFLRFSLVWFALLSASIIHKKRGHLGIVTFREMMPKKIQIFLERSLPYLALVATSLTAIYGVNLMIRVQGQFSPALRIPVALPYAAIPISFILMTLYGIAHIIEDFKVALKVKNN